The DNA window CCGGCAACTTGGCTTCGCCGCCGAACACCTCCAGCCGGCGCTGCGCGTAGTCGGCGCGCGCGGCTTCCGCAGCGACCGCCTCGGGCGAATACGGCGCCAGCGGCGCGATCACGTCGTCGAGCCTGTCCAGCTTGGGCCGACGGTCGGCCTCTTCGGCTGCGGCGAAGCACTTGGCGCGGATGGCTTCGTACAGCCCGAGCACCTCGTCCCTGGACATCAGCCCGGACTCCAGCGCGATCGCCGCCGAGCGCAGCAGCGGATCGCTGGACTCGACCGCGCACAGCTCTTCCACCGAACGCCACTCGATCTCAAAGTCGGTGCCGGCGTGGCCCATGATCCGGGTCGTGCGCAGGTGCAGGAAGGTCGGCCGGCGGGTGCGGCGGCAATGCTCGACCGCGCGCTGCACGTCGCCGTAGCCGCTCGCCAGGTCCAGACCGTCGGCGGCGAAGTAGTCCAGGCCGTCCATGGTGCGGAAACGGTTGCCGATCCAGCCGCCCGGGGTCTTGACCGAGATGCCGATGCCGTTGTCCTCGCACACGAACAGCACCGGCGCCGGCAGCTTCTGGTAGGCGGTCCAGGCCGCGGCGTTGAACGCGGTCTGGGCGGTGGCGTGGTTGGCCGAGGCGTCGCCGAAGGAACAGATCGCGATGCTGTCGTCGGGAATCGGCAGCGCCTGGCCGAGCCGGCGCGCGGTTTCGATCGCCACCGCCGTGCCCAGCGCCTTGGGCAGGTGCGAGGCGATGGTCGAAGTCTGCGGCAGCACCCACAACGGCTTGCTGCCCCAGACCTTGTGCCGGCCGCCGGAAGCCGGGTCGTCCTTGCTGGCGGCGAACGACAGCGCCGAATCCATCACCGGGTCCATGCCCGGCAACTTGCGGAAGCGTTCGGCCATGAAGCCGCCGCTGCGGTAGTGCAGGAACGCCGGATCGGTATGGCGGGTCAGTCGCGCCACCATCGCATTGCCTTCGTGGCCGCTGGAGCCGATGGTGTAGAAGACTTTGTTCTGCACCCGCAGCACCCGCGCCATCAGGTCCAGATGACGGCTGATCAGCTGCGACTCGAACAACTCGCGGAAACCGCGCGCGTCCAGCGCACTGCCGTCGAGGACGGCCTCATCGGCGGCCGGGCGCGCATCGGCGCGGCCGTTCCAGCCGCGCACGAACTCGACGAAGTTCACGTCGCAGATTTCGGCCCGGTTGAGGCCTTTCATGCGCGCCGGGATCGGGCTCGGCACCGGGTTGAAGTTCGGCACGCCCTGGAAGATCGGAGACTGCGGTTGCGCTGACATCGGAAACTCCGCCGCCCGCACGCGGGCCGGCTCAACAGTGAGGAATTGGGGAAAACCAGGACTCAGGCCGTTTGCGCGATCCGTTGCGCGGCCTGCGCGTCCGGCTCGGGCAGCGCGACGAAGCGTTCGGTCGCGCGCACCCGTGCCAGCCAGGCGCGCAGCGCCGGATAGGCCTGCAGGTCGATGCCACCGTGACCGGCGACATCGGTGTAGGCGAACAGGGCGATGTCGGCGATGCCGTAGTCGTCGCCGCTGAACCAATCGTGCGTCCGCAGGTGCTGCTCCATCACCGCCAGGGCGCGATGGCCGCGTTCGCGCAGCGCCGGCAGTTCGGCCCGGCGCGGCGAATCCAGCGGCGTCCAGCCGGCGATGAAGCGCGCCACCGCGACATAGGGTTCGTGGCTGTACTGCTCGAAATTCATCCAGCTCAGGGCCTGCGCGCGCTGCCAGCGGTCGGCGGGCAGGAAACGGCTGCCCTCGGCCAGGTAGTACAGGATCGCGTTCGACTCGCTGAGCGTGCGCCCGTCGTCGAGTTCGATCACCGGCACCTTGCCGTTGGGATTGAGGGCGAGGAACTGCGGCGTGCGGGTCTGGCCCTGGCTGCTGTCGACCTCGACCCAGCGATAGGGCTCGCCGAGCTGCTCCAGCAACAGCCGCAGCTTGTGGCAATTGCCCGACGGCGAAAAACCGTGGACGGTGATCATGCCGAAGCCCCGTTGCGGCGCGCGCGCCACTCTTCTCGGGTCTGGCCCCAGACTTCGACTTCTTTTTCGTGGAACGGCTCGGGCAGCCGATCCTGGCGCAGATAGCGCGAACCGAGCTTGCGCGCCACGCCCTTGGACGGCGCGTTGTCGGCGTCGATGGTGTGGATCACCTCGCTCCAGCCCAGGTGGTCGAAGGCCCAGTCGATGGTCGCCGCGGCGCCTTCGCTGGCGTAGCCCTTGCCGCCTGCGCTTTCGACGATGCCCCAACCCACTTCGGTGCCCGGCCAACCTTCCGGCTGCCACGGGCCGAGCCGGCCGACCCAGCGCCCGGAGGATTTTTCGTAAACTGAGAAGAAACCGTAGCCCAGCGCGGCCCAGGAACCGATCACCGACATCAGCCCGCGCCAGGCCGTCGGCCGCGGCTGCGGCCCGCCGATGTAGCGCAGGTAGTCGCCGGCGTCCATGAAGCCGGCCCAGGCGTCGAAATCGTCCAGGCGCGGCGGGCGCAGGATCAGCCGCGGCGTTTCCAGTTCGATGTCGGGAATCGTCATCACAGGCGCCTTCTCCTACGCATCGATAATCCCCTCGTCTCCGGCGAAAGCCCCTCCCGCGTGTGGGAGCAGGCCTGGGGTGAAGGCCGGCGAGGCGACGCAAGCGACGTACTGCTCCCGCGCGCCCTCATCCGGCCCTTCGGGCCCTCTTCTCCCGCGAGCGGGAGAAGGAATCAGCGGCTCCCGCACGCGCGGGAGCGAAGCTTCAGAACGCGTTGATGCCGGTCAGTTCGCGGCCGACCACCAGCTGATGCACGGTCTCGGTGCCTTCGTACGTGATCACCGACTCCAGGTTCAGCGCATGACGGATCGCGGCGTGCTCGGTGGTGATGCCGGCGCCGCCGAGCAGATCGCGGCATTCGCGCGCGATGTCGATCGCCATGCGGCAGTTGTTCCACTTCGCCAGGCTCACCTGGGTCGGCTGCATGCTGCCGGCGTCCTTGAGCCGGCCGAGCTGCACCACCAGCAGCTGCGCCAGGGTGATGCGGCGCGCCATCTCGGCCATCTTGATCTGCGCCGACTGGGTCGCCGCGACCGGACGGTCGAACAGGATGCGCTCCTTGGAATAGTTCAGCGCCTCGTCCAGGCAGGCGATGGCGGCGCCGATCGGGCCCCAGGTGATGCCGTAGCGAGCCTGGGTCAAGCAACCCAGCGGGCCCTTGAGGCCCTTCACGTTGGGCAGGCGGTTGGCCTCCGGCACGCGCACGTTGTCGAAGAACAGCGACGAGGTCACCGACGCGCGCAGGCTCATCTTGTGCTTGATTTCCTGCGCGGCGAAACCGGGCATGCCCTTCTCGACCACGAAGCCCTGGATGCCGTCCTCGGTCTGCGCCCAGACGATGGCGATGTCGGCCAGGTTGCCGTTGGTGATCCACATCTTGGAGCCGTTGAGGATCCAGTCGCCGCCGTCGCGCTTGGCGTTGGTCTTCATGTTGGCCGGGTCGGAACCGCCGTGCGGCTCGGTCAGGCCGAAGCAGCCGATGATCTGGCCCTTGGCCATGCCCGGCAGCCAGCGCTGGCGCTGCTCTTCGGTGCCGTAGGCGTAGATCGGGTACATGCACAGCGAGGACTGCACGCTGACGAAGCTGCGGATGCCGCTGTCGCCGCGCTCCAGTTCCTGGCAGATCAGGCCGTAGCTGACCGCGTTGAGGCCGGCGCAGCCGTACTGTTCCGGCAGCGAGGAACCGAGCAGGCCGAGTTCGGCGATTTCCGGCACCAGTTCCTTCGGGAAGCGCCCCTGGTCGAAGGCATCGCCGATGATCGGAATCACGCGTTCGTCGGTGAAGCGGGCCACGGTGTCCTGTACGGCGCGCTCCTCTTCGCTGAGCAAGGAACGGACGTCGTAGAGATCGTAAGGATGCAGGGCCATGGCGCGCTCAGGAGACCTGTATGGACAGAAAGACGGCCATTGTAATGGCCCCTCGCAGCGCGGGTAAGGTCAAAAACCCCCTGAAGAACCCGCACTGCGCGGTATGCGGGGAATTCTTGCGCGGGGCCCGGGGATAACGGGCGGGTTTATCGCGGCTCGCCCGCCGAGCCCCGTTTCGAACCGCCCGGATGCGATCGCCGGTCAGGCTTGCGTGCGTGTCCCTCCTGCCGCGCGCCGGCGCATCCGGCCCGCGCGATCGCATCCGCGCGAAGCGCGCAGCGGGCGGGCGACGCCGGGGCAAAAAAAAACGGGGCCGGACTGGCCGGCCCCGTTGCGGGTATCGCGCTGGCGCGGATCAGCCGCGGTTGGTCGTCGACGCCGAAGCGGTCTGGGTCACGACCTCGCCGTTGATGACCGGCAGACGCTGGGTCGGGCGCTCGTCCATGCGGATGGTCTGCTCCTGCCCCTGATAGCGGTAGGTCACGTTGTAGCCGACCACCTTGTCTTCGCTGCCCAGGGCGATGCGGCTGCCCGGCTTGCTCTCGGTGCGCATGGTGCCGGTGGTGCCGTCCGGGTTGCGGAAGGTCACGTTGTAAGCCACCACGCGCGAGGACTGCGAGGTATCGGACACGGTATGGCACTGGCGCTCGGTGCGGTTCACCACGCGGCCGCCGACATGGTTGCGGTCGACGCGGTTGCCGATGAAGCCGCCGGCCACCGCGCCGGCCGCGGTCGCGGCCTTCTTGCCGTTGCCGCCGCCGACCTGGTTGCCGAGCAGGCCGCCGATGACGGCGCCGGCCACCGTGCCGCCGACGTTGCCGTCGCGCTCGGGCAGGCGCTCCTGCACGACCACGTCCTCGCAGACTTCGCGCGGGGTCGAGACGGTGTTGGTCTCGCGCACCGGATCGGTGCCGATCACGGTCGCGTACAGCTTTTCCTTCTGGTTGATCGGGTCGACCTTGACCACGTCGGCGTATTCGACCTGTGGCGTGGCGTCGATCGCGCCGCTGGCGGCGATGTCGCCGCCGGCGCCGTTGCCCGGCTGCAACTGGCCGGCCGGAGCCGGAGTCAGCGCGGCGTCGGCGACGGCCGGGCCGCGGAAGCTCTGGAAGGCTGCGACGGCGACGCCGCCGACCAGCAGCGACGCGATCGCGACAGCAATCATGTTCTTGTTCATTTGGAGCCTCCAGCGGGGGACCTGAGGTACAGCGTGGGTGGGTGCGGACCGCCGGGGCATGGCGGGCCGCGCGTTATGTGTGTGCTAATTCCACCACCGGAAAGCTGAACCGGTGCCTATTGATTTTCGCCAGTCTGTCCCTGGCATGAACCCCGCTGCGCACGCGTGCTAGCGTGTTCGCGAACCCCGTCACACCCTATCGACGCCCTATCCGACCGCCGCCATGACCAATCCGCTGCTCGCTCCCCTGATGGGCTTCCTCGGCCGCCTGAGTTATCCGCGGCTGTTCATGGTCACCGCCGCGCTGTTCGCGCTGGACGTGGTAGTCCCGGACTTCGTGCCCTTCGCCGACGAACTGCTGCTCGGCCTGGGCACCTTGCTGCTGGCCAACTGGAAGAACCGCAAGAGCCCGCAGCCGCCGCTGGAGCCGCCGGCGCCCGGCACGCGCTGAACGTGAGCCTGACCGACAGCCACTGCCACCTCGACGCGGCCGAATTCGACCGCGACCGCGAGGCGGTGATCGCACGTGCCGCGGCCGCCGGAGTGACCCGCCAGGTGGTGCCCGCGGTCGACGCCGGCAGTTGGCCCAAGCTGCGCGATGTCTGCGCCGCCGCGCCCGGACTGCATCCGGCCTACGGCCTGCACCCGATGTACCTGGACGCGCACCGTCCCGAGCATTTGCGCGAACTGCGCGACTGGATCGAGCGCGAGCGCCCCTGTGCGGTCGGCGAATGCGGCCTGGATTTCTTCGTCGAAGGGCTGGACCGCGAGCGGCAGGCGTTTTACTTCGACGGCCAACTGGCCCTGGCGCGCGAATACGGCCTGCCGGTGATCGTGCATGCGCGGCATTCGGTCGACGCGACGATCGCCGCGATCCGCCGCGTCGGCGGCCTGCGCGGCGTGGTCCACAGCTATTCCGGCAGCGAAGAACAAGCCGCGCAGTTGTGGAAACTCGGTTTCCTGCTCGGCCTGGGCGGGCCGTTGACCTACGATCGCGCCAAGCGCCTGCGCCGGATCGTCGCCGGCATGCCGCTGGCGCAATTGCTGTTGGAAACCGACGCCCCGGACCAACCCGACTCCGGGATCCGCGGTCAGCGCAACGAGCCGGCGCGGCTGGCGACGATCTGCGCGACCGTGGCCGAACTGCGCGGCGAGACCCCGGAACGCATCGCCGAGGCGACCAGTGCCAACGCGGCGCGGCTGTTCGGCTTGAGCTAGCCGCTTAGGAGGCGGGGTCGAGCGTGGGGCGTAAGGAGCGAGCGGAACACATCGCCCTGCCCGCTCAACGCCTCTTCGCTCACGCCTGCTTCTTCAGCAGCAACTCCAGCGCCCGCCCCACCGCCGCGAACGCGAACACCCCGGTGATGTGCGTGGCCGCGCCGAGGCCGGCGCCGCAATCGAGCTTGAGCGCGGCATCGCCGTCGAGCTTGGGCCGCAGGCCGCAGACCGTGCCGTCGGGCTGCGGGTACTTCACGTTCTCCAGCGAATAGATCGCCGATACGCCGAAGTAGCGGTCCGGGTTCTTGGGGAAATTGAATTCGCCGCGCAGCTTCTTGCGGATCAGCGCCAGCATCGCGTCGTGCTCGGTGCGCGAGAGGTCGCGCACCCGCACCAGGGTCGGGTCGGTGCGGCCGCCGGCCGAGCCGACCGCGATCACCGGCAGCTTGCGCCGCCGGCACCAGGCGATCAGCTCGACCTTGCTACGGAAGCTGTCGCAGGCGTCCAGCACCAGGTCGAAGCCGCGGTCGAGCAGTTCGTCGAGGTTGGCCGGTGTCAGGAAGCTCTGCACCGCCTCGACCTCCATCGCCGGGCTGATCGCGCGGCAGCGCTCGGCCATGGCCTCGACCTTGGCCCGGCCGTACTGGCCCTCCAGGGCCGGCAACTGGCGGTTGGTGTTGGACACGCACAGGTCGTCGGCGTCGATCAGGGTCAGGTGGCCGACGCCGGTGCGCGCCAGCGCCTCCACCGCCCAGGACCCGACCCCGCCCATGCCGACCACCGCAACCCGGCAGCGCCGCAGGCGCGCGACCGTGCCGCGGCCGTAGAGCCGGTCGACGCCGGCGAAGCGTTCCTGCCAGACGGCGTCGGCAGAGGGTTCGGAAATGGCTGCATTCATCCGCGCATTGTAGTTCGCCGGCGCCCTGCGATCGGCGCCGGCAGCGGAATGCTGCGGATGGCGCATGACGGCGGGCGCAGCGTTGCCGGGGCCGTGGCACATACCGTCCGGCCGGCCGGATCGACCGGTCGCGGGCCCGTCCCCGCGCCGACCCCGGCCTCACACGCCCCCATGCTATGTTCGCGGGCAATTGGACGGAGGCCAGGCAATGAGCAATACCCAGCCCACAGATGCAGCACCCAAGCGCAAAGGCAATGGTTCGAAATATCTGTTCTTGTTCCTGATCGGCCTGATCGGCGGCGTGGTCGCCACGGTCATGGCGGTGCGCGCGCTCGAACAGCGCAAGGATCATTTCCCCGACAGCGTCATGCACGTGCAGCAATGGCATCTGGGACAGCTCAAGAGCAAGGTCGAGCAGAACCGCTGCGCCGCCACCGACACCCTGCCGCACATGAAGGCCCTGCGGACCATGGCCGACGATCTCGAGCCGGCGTTCCCCGACCTCAAGGACGACCAACGCTTCGGCCAGCACGCCAGCAAGATGCGTGCGGCGCTCGACGGCGCGCTGGCCAGCCCGCCGCTCAACTGCGCCGGCGTCAGCGCCGTGTCGGAGCAGATCGGCGAAGCCTGCAAGGCCTGCCACCAGGATTTCCGCGGCTGAGCCCGCGGCACGGCGCCGGCGTCGCGCGACGCCGGCGCCGCGATCGCCCCACCGCATTCGTCGGCTTCCCCGCCGCGAGCTGAACGCAGCCGCGCGCGGTGCACGAACGGGTGGCGAAATTGAACACGTGTTCACGCAGGGCTGGATAGCGTGGCAGGCGCGTGGCGATGCCCGCCACATGCCTCTAGCGCAGGAGCCTCGAATGAACACCAATCAATTCCGACTGCTGGGCCTGGCCGCGACGGCCACCTTGGCGCTCGCCGGCTGCGCGACCTCGCCGGGCTACAGTGGCGGCGGCTACAACAGCTATCCGCCGCCCTCGCAGCCGAGCTACAACCAGAACAATTGCTACGACTGCGGCGTCGTCACCCGGATCGAACAGATCAGCACCGCCAGTACCGCCCCGCGCGCCACCGGCGCCGTGCTGGGCGGCCTGGTCGGCGCCGTCGCCGGCCGCGAGATCGCCGACGACCACACCGACAGCAAGGGCCGGAAGAACACCGCCACCGTGGCCGGCGCGGTCGCCGGCGCGATGGCCGGCAACGCGATCCAGAACCGGGTCGGCGCGCCGAGCTACAACCTCTATGTGCGCATGAACGACGGCCGCACCGTCGTGGTCACCCAGAAGGATATCGGCGGAATCCGCGAGAACACCTACGTCCGCGTCGCCAACGGCCGCGCCTACATTCGCTGAGCCGTGCCGGCATCGCCGCGCTCGGCGGCGATGTAACAAAGTAACGAAACGAAGCGAAAAACGGCCCGCATCGCGGGCCGTTTTTTTGCGCGCCGTCCGCGCCGCCGACGCTGCGCGTCGCGTTCCCGACCCGCGTCACGATTGCGCGCGGAACTGGCGCACCTATCGCTGTCTCCATGACCGCCGCGTTGCGCTACGGTCGTTCGCGTCCGCACTGCGGACGCAGGCCGTCGCTCGCGTCCGCGCGGCGAGCCCAAGTCGATACCAGCCAACGCAAGCTCAGGAGATCGTGCAATGAAACTTCGCTTCCTGCCCGTGGTGTCCGCCGGCGCCGTCCTCACCGGCGCCATCGCCGCCGCCGTCGCCGCCCCGGGCGCGGCCCAGAACAATCCGCTGCGCGTGGGCCTGGTCGCGGTGAACGGCGCCGCCGACGATTTCCTGGGCGCGGTCGAAATCAGCATCACCAACACCGGCCGCAAGGCGGTGCGCCTGCCGAAGTGGCAGTTGCCTTCGGACGAGTTCGACGCGCGCCTGTTCGACATCAGCTATGCCGGCAAACCGGTCGCCTACGAGGGCGCGCTGGTCAAGCGCGGCCTGCCGAGCGCGGAGGATTTCGCGATCCTGCAACCGGGCGAAACCTATCGCCGTACCATCGACCTGTCGGCCGGCTACGACCTCTCGCGCACCGGCCAGTACGTGGTGCGTTTCAATGCGCCGCTGCAGCATGCCTCGACGTCCGACCGCGCCATGCTGCGGCAGAACAACGGCCTGCCGATGAGCGCGCAGAGCGTGCCGCTGAGCCTGTGGGTGGACGGCCTGGACCAGCTCGGCGGCAGCAAGGTCGCGGCGGCGGCGAAGAAGCCGATCGGGCCGACCGCGGTGGTCAACGGCGTCAACTACGTCGGCTGCACCACCTCGCGCATCAGCGCCGCCGGGCAGGCGGTGGTGTCGGCGCGCGGCTACTCCGAGAACGCCAAGGGCTACCTCAACGGCGGCTCGGTCGGCCCGCGCTACACCAGCTGGTTCGGCGCCTACGCCGACAGTCGCTACGCCACCGCGCGCCAACACTTCGTCGCCATCGATCAGGCGATGGACCAGAACAGCGGCCAGATCACCATCAACTGCGGTTGCAGCAGCAGCGCCTACGCGTACGTGTATCCCAATCAGCCGTATCAGATCTACGTCTGCAATGCGTTCTGGAACGCGCCGCAGACCGGCACCGATTCCAAGGCCGGCACCCTGATCCACGAAATGAGCCACTTCACCGTCGTCGCCGGCACCGACGATCACGCTTACGGGCAGGGAGCGGCGCAGAATCTGGCCGCCACCAACCCCAATGCGGCGCTCGATAACGCCGACAACCACGAGTATTTCGCTGAGAACACGCCGTACCAGAACTGAGCCCGCCGCCGCCGGCGCGTTCGCGCGTCGGCGGCCGGATCGGAAGCGAAGCGCAAATCCCCCTGCCCCCGTTGTTTCAAAGGAGGCGATAGGCGGCGACGTTGGCCATGGGCCGGGGATGCGCTTCGGCATACGGACGTCGGCAGGTCTTCCGCGCCGCGGCTCGCAGGCGCAGGGGCCGGAATCGCCGAGTCTCCTGCTGCGCAGCGCGCATCGGCCTGCCCGTCCAGGTCATAGGCTCCTGTCCGCGTCCCCGCCTCCTGAGCCGAACCCCAGGCTCAAAGTCCGAGGCTTCGCCGGTCCCCGATTCCCGATTCCCTGCCAAAGCCGTCGACCCCATTGCCCGCACCGATGCGTTGCAACCATCGGGCCCGGCGGCAGGAAGTCGCAGCGAACGGCAAGGAGGCGGACCGCGCGGCGGAAGACGAGGCTGCCGCGCCGTCGACCGGGCTCGGCGCGGCCAGGAGGGCCGCGACGCACGCAACAAGGCGAGATATCGGATGCGTGCGATCCGGCACGGAGGCGCCGGCCGTCGATGAGGCGGCGGTCGGCGGGTCGGGGGCTTCGCGCCCCCGGCTCGTCCGGACCGCCCATGCCGTTCGGTCGAACCGCCCGTCCTGCGTCCACAGCCCGGCCGGATTCAGCCTCGCCGCCCACGCAGACGGCATGCATGCATGCCATCGGGCCATCGAAGGAGGGAATCCGGGCGGGTCGCCAGCGGGTTTACCCTGCGATCGCGCTGCGGGCTTGGATCGATTCAAGCGCGACGACCGTCTTGGTTTCAAACGGAACTACACCGACCGCGCGCACGCTTTGAAACATTCGCGTGACGATCGCGCAAGCAATCGGCGATTTTGTGATGTTTATAGAACTTCAAAACAAGAAAAACCCGGCCGGGGCCGGGTCTTTCCGATGCGATCGCGTCGCCTGCGGCGTCGCGACGGATCTTAGGGGGTGCGTCAGATCGGCTCGACCGCGTCGGCCTGCAGGCCCTTCTGGCCCTGGACGACGTTGAAGCTGACCTTCTG is part of the Lysobacter firmicutimachus genome and encodes:
- a CDS encoding glycine zipper 2TM domain-containing protein yields the protein MNTNQFRLLGLAATATLALAGCATSPGYSGGGYNSYPPPSQPSYNQNNCYDCGVVTRIEQISTASTAPRATGAVLGGLVGAVAGREIADDHTDSKGRKNTATVAGAVAGAMAGNAIQNRVGAPSYNLYVRMNDGRTVVVTQKDIGGIRENTYVRVANGRAYIR
- a CDS encoding tRNA threonylcarbamoyladenosine dehydratase translates to MNAAISEPSADAVWQERFAGVDRLYGRGTVARLRRCRVAVVGMGGVGSWAVEALARTGVGHLTLIDADDLCVSNTNRQLPALEGQYGRAKVEAMAERCRAISPAMEVEAVQSFLTPANLDELLDRGFDLVLDACDSFRSKVELIAWCRRRKLPVIAVGSAGGRTDPTLVRVRDLSRTEHDAMLALIRKKLRGEFNFPKNPDRYFGVSAIYSLENVKYPQPDGTVCGLRPKLDGDAALKLDCGAGLGAATHITGVFAFAAVGRALELLLKKQA
- a CDS encoding acyl-CoA dehydrogenase family protein: MALHPYDLYDVRSLLSEEERAVQDTVARFTDERVIPIIGDAFDQGRFPKELVPEIAELGLLGSSLPEQYGCAGLNAVSYGLICQELERGDSGIRSFVSVQSSLCMYPIYAYGTEEQRQRWLPGMAKGQIIGCFGLTEPHGGSDPANMKTNAKRDGGDWILNGSKMWITNGNLADIAIVWAQTEDGIQGFVVEKGMPGFAAQEIKHKMSLRASVTSSLFFDNVRVPEANRLPNVKGLKGPLGCLTQARYGITWGPIGAAIACLDEALNYSKERILFDRPVAATQSAQIKMAEMARRITLAQLLVVQLGRLKDAGSMQPTQVSLAKWNNCRMAIDIARECRDLLGGAGITTEHAAIRHALNLESVITYEGTETVHQLVVGRELTGINAF
- a CDS encoding cytochrome c yields the protein MSNTQPTDAAPKRKGNGSKYLFLFLIGLIGGVVATVMAVRALEQRKDHFPDSVMHVQQWHLGQLKSKVEQNRCAATDTLPHMKALRTMADDLEPAFPDLKDDQRFGQHASKMRAALDGALASPPLNCAGVSAVSEQIGEACKACHQDFRG
- a CDS encoding DUF6116 family protein, with protein sequence MTNPLLAPLMGFLGRLSYPRLFMVTAALFALDVVVPDFVPFADELLLGLGTLLLANWKNRKSPQPPLEPPAPGTR
- a CDS encoding GNAT family N-acetyltransferase: MTIPDIELETPRLILRPPRLDDFDAWAGFMDAGDYLRYIGGPQPRPTAWRGLMSVIGSWAALGYGFFSVYEKSSGRWVGRLGPWQPEGWPGTEVGWGIVESAGGKGYASEGAAATIDWAFDHLGWSEVIHTIDADNAPSKGVARKLGSRYLRQDRLPEPFHEKEVEVWGQTREEWRARRNGASA
- a CDS encoding thiamine pyrophosphate-dependent enzyme; protein product: MKGLNRAEICDVNFVEFVRGWNGRADARPAADEAVLDGSALDARGFRELFESQLISRHLDLMARVLRVQNKVFYTIGSSGHEGNAMVARLTRHTDPAFLHYRSGGFMAERFRKLPGMDPVMDSALSFAASKDDPASGGRHKVWGSKPLWVLPQTSTIASHLPKALGTAVAIETARRLGQALPIPDDSIAICSFGDASANHATAQTAFNAAAWTAYQKLPAPVLFVCEDNGIGISVKTPGGWIGNRFRTMDGLDYFAADGLDLASGYGDVQRAVEHCRRTRRPTFLHLRTTRIMGHAGTDFEIEWRSVEELCAVESSDPLLRSAAIALESGLMSRDEVLGLYEAIRAKCFAAAEEADRRPKLDRLDDVIAPLAPYSPEAVAAEAARADYAQRRLEVFGGEAKLPEAQAPRHLAIQINNALHDLFAKYPETLLFGEDVAQKGGVYTVTKGLQKAFGPRRVFNTLLDETMILGMAQGFANVGLLPIPEIQYLAYFHNACDQIRGEAASLQFFSNNQYRNPMVVRIAGLGYQRGFGGHFHNDNSIAALRDIPGLVVGCPSRGDDAATMLRTLTALAKVDGRVAVFLEPIALYMTKDLYEAGDGQWLTSYPAPDQAMPLGEGRTYGEGEDLVVFSYGNGVPMSLRAVREIEKKYGWKAKVVDLRWLVPLNDAYIAEQARGAKRIVVVDEGRRSAGVGEGVITALAEAGLGGVPMQRVVGVDTYTPLAGAAFLVIPGDEDIVAAADRLA
- a CDS encoding glutathione S-transferase family protein, which translates into the protein MITVHGFSPSGNCHKLRLLLEQLGEPYRWVEVDSSQGQTRTPQFLALNPNGKVPVIELDDGRTLSESNAILYYLAEGSRFLPADRWQRAQALSWMNFEQYSHEPYVAVARFIAGWTPLDSPRRAELPALRERGHRALAVMEQHLRTHDWFSGDDYGIADIALFAYTDVAGHGGIDLQAYPALRAWLARVRATERFVALPEPDAQAAQRIAQTA
- a CDS encoding M35 family metallo-endopeptidase, with amino-acid sequence MKLRFLPVVSAGAVLTGAIAAAVAAPGAAQNNPLRVGLVAVNGAADDFLGAVEISITNTGRKAVRLPKWQLPSDEFDARLFDISYAGKPVAYEGALVKRGLPSAEDFAILQPGETYRRTIDLSAGYDLSRTGQYVVRFNAPLQHASTSDRAMLRQNNGLPMSAQSVPLSLWVDGLDQLGGSKVAAAAKKPIGPTAVVNGVNYVGCTTSRISAAGQAVVSARGYSENAKGYLNGGSVGPRYTSWFGAYADSRYATARQHFVAIDQAMDQNSGQITINCGCSSSAYAYVYPNQPYQIYVCNAFWNAPQTGTDSKAGTLIHEMSHFTVVAGTDDHAYGQGAAQNLAATNPNAALDNADNHEYFAENTPYQN
- a CDS encoding TatD family hydrolase, encoding MSLTDSHCHLDAAEFDRDREAVIARAAAAGVTRQVVPAVDAGSWPKLRDVCAAAPGLHPAYGLHPMYLDAHRPEHLRELRDWIERERPCAVGECGLDFFVEGLDRERQAFYFDGQLALAREYGLPVIVHARHSVDATIAAIRRVGGLRGVVHSYSGSEEQAAQLWKLGFLLGLGGPLTYDRAKRLRRIVAGMPLAQLLLETDAPDQPDSGIRGQRNEPARLATICATVAELRGETPERIAEATSANAARLFGLS
- a CDS encoding glycine zipper 2TM domain-containing protein yields the protein MNKNMIAVAIASLLVGGVAVAAFQSFRGPAVADAALTPAPAGQLQPGNGAGGDIAASGAIDATPQVEYADVVKVDPINQKEKLYATVIGTDPVRETNTVSTPREVCEDVVVQERLPERDGNVGGTVAGAVIGGLLGNQVGGGNGKKAATAAGAVAGGFIGNRVDRNHVGGRVVNRTERQCHTVSDTSQSSRVVAYNVTFRNPDGTTGTMRTESKPGSRIALGSEDKVVGYNVTYRYQGQEQTIRMDERPTQRLPVINGEVVTQTASASTTNRG